A single region of the Halichondria panicea chromosome 10, odHalPani1.1, whole genome shotgun sequence genome encodes:
- the LOC135343149 gene encoding demethylmenaquinone methyltransferase-like has product MARSTFDEAEWYDKNSPTQFKDGLRLIKLADPQKGDKVLDFGCGTGNLTTHFSELVGPEGKVIGVDPDGERLALARKTYSASNLEYVQGSANEVPGGDYDIIFSNHAMHYCPDKNATLKTLASKMKKGGKLVYIICVEDQVKVFADNMPGLFGKKFRDTWAAYYHYTSSEDYKRYTIANNFSIDHSEIIVCRYDYKNVEEMVEFRKTHIRGEYDDSEFNLEAMRRAYGEEPFHHNYDYLLVKATYTG; this is encoded by the coding sequence ATGGCTAGATCTACTTTTGACGAAGCTGAATGGTATGACAAGAACTCGCCCACTCAATTCAAAGATGGGTTGCGGCTCATAAAGCTTGCAGATCCCCAGAAAGGAGATAAAGTCTTGGACTTCGGTTGTGGCACAGGAAATCTCACAACTCATTTTTCTGAACTGGTTGGTCCGGAGGGGAAGGTGATTGGAGTGGACCCTGATGGTGAGCGTCTGGCCTTGGCTCGAAAGACTTACTCTGCTAGCAACTTGGAGTATGTGCAAGGAAGCGCGAACGAGGTACCGGGGGGAGATTACGACATCATCTTCTCCAACCATGCCATGCACTACTGTCCTGATAAGAATGCCACCCTCAAAACACTCGCCTCCAAAATGAAGAAAGGAGGGAAGCTGGTTTACATAATTTGTGTTGAAGATCAAGTTAAGGTATTCGCTGACAACATGCCTGGACTATTTGGAAAGAAATTCAGAGATACCTGGGCAGCTTATTACCACTACACCAGTAGTGAGGACTACAAACGCTACACAATCGCTAATAATTTCTCAATTGATCACAGTGAAATAATTGTTTGCAGATACGACTACAAGAACGTGGAAGAGATGGTGGAGTTTCGAAAGACTCATATACGAGGAGAGTATGATGATTCTGAGTTCAACCTTGAGGCCATGAGACGTGCGTATGGTGAAGAGCCATTTCACCATAACTACGACTACCTTCTAGTGAAAGCCACCTACACTGGATGA
- the LOC135343118 gene encoding tyrosine-protein kinase ABL1-like, giving the protein MGNKPVVPENPSPSPAARPPRSKRSTLGSKGKAEISNPVQKPPITHRPYIDIGYQEDVEENGTDLRDANLTVSSRSETISEDRVHDRHVNSERSGMGSSQSGGSSFAGSGLSQNNRWNSFENLLTTPSNDDPDLYIAKHDFNTDLPGQLSMKKGEKIKVTRFSDTQEWCESTNVLGDVGWVPASYIAKVDSLEKHSWFHGNITRAEAELSLGSGINGSFLLRESESKPGQFSISLRYDGRVYHYRIHTDSHSMYFVTPDSKFEVLAELVVHHSKNPDGLTTVLHYPAPNPRKPPIYSLSHEVDKWELDRSDIEMGQKLGGGQYGEVYKAVIKKRNTTVAVKTFREETMDAQEFLKEAAVMKQVRHKSLVQLLGVCTIELPFYIITEYMSKGNLLDYLRGPDGKDIEAVTLVYMAQQVASAMSYLEIKNMIHRDLAARNCLVGEHYLIKVADFGLSRMIETEIYSARAGAKFPIKWTAPEALAFNQFSIKSDVWAFGVLLWELATYGMSPYPGIELAQVYELLESGYRMQCPEGCPDPIYDLMKQCWAWDVQDRPTFKEISNLLNSMSDINEAVEAALRGEDPNPRLDSISVSPSNEPPPVPSGPRPPIQHTALNGRHSSHSSPNTRSSPLPPPPIARPTTHIATPPTHNRSISPASPPLSRDPVPPLPDRRPAPASQRKPNTRREPPQRNASNVSMVEEPEPQRDSSPVLPPRPMTSGLRSFPPLPPNRPGSQRAASTSKPEGKPNRPPPGGNRPRPSLPSRPKPELPPGKPNKPSARVNNREDAPKIPTGEGMTPREMIDVAQKEIPNLLTAVSNRNSGIPQCLENICTLSENIADQARCSGIKYRFALTNLRANVGTLRENTHASWHTNADRITENLKSILGHMESFSRDLLE; this is encoded by the exons aGAATGGCACAGACCTCAGGGATGCCAATCTGACAGTGTCTTCAAGAAGTGAAACTATCTCAGAGGACCGAGTTCACGATCGTCATGTCAACAGCGAACGAAGTGGGATGGGCAGCAGCCAATCAGGTGGCAGTTCCTTCGCAGGCAGTGGTCTATCACAGAACAATCGTTGGAACTCATTTGAGAATCTTCTCACCACTCCGTCCAATGACGATCCAGATCTGTACATTGCCAAACACGATTTTAACACTGACCTCCCTGGGCAACTAAGCATGAAGAAAGGAGAAAAAATCAAAGTTACTCGATTCAGCGATACTCAGGAATGGTGCGAGAGTACCAATGTGTTAGGAGATGTTGGGTGGGTGCCTGCCTCCTACATAGCCAAGGTGGACAGTCTAGAGAAGCACTCGTGGTTCCATGGCAACATCACCAGAGCAGAGGCCGAATTATCGTTAGGATCCGGTATTAACGGAAGCTTTCTTCTTCGCGAGAGTGAGAGCAAACCGGGACAATTCTCCATATCCCTACGCTACGATGGTCGTGTCTACCATTATAGAATCCACACCGACTCTCATTCTATGTACTTTGTGACACCGGACTCCAAGTTTGAGGTTCTTGCGGAACTTGTCGTCCATCATTCCAAGAACCCCGACGGCCTCACCACAGTCCTGCACTACCCCGCCCCCAATCCTCGTAAACCGCCCATTTACAGTTTATCACACGAGGTGGACAAATGGGAACTGGACAGGTCTGACATTGAGATGGGACAGAAGCTAGGTGGGGGACAGTATGGAGAGGTGTACAAGGCTGTCATCAAGAAGAGGAATACAACCGTGGCTGTCAAGACCTTCAGA GAAGAGACAATGGATGCCCAGGAGTTCCTCAAAGAAGCTGCTGTCATGAAGCAAGTCCGACACAAAAGCCTAGTCCAACTGCTTGGTGTATGCACAATAGAGCTACCTTTCTACATCATCACGGAGTACATGTCCAAGGGCAACTTGCTCGACTATCTAAGGGGGCCGGATGGGAAGGACATTGAAGCTGTGACTCTAGTGTACATGGCTCAACAGGTGGCCTCTGCCATGTCTTACCTAGAGATCAAGAACATGATACACAG ggacctGGCTGCTAGGAATTGTCTGGTTGGAGAGCACTATCTTATCAAAGTGGCCGACTTTGGCCTCAGTCGAATGATAGAGACAGAGATCTACAGTGCTCGTGCCGGGGCCAAGTTCCCCATCAAGTGGACCGCTCCAGAAGCACTCGCATTCAACCAGTTCTCAATCAAGTCGGACGTGTGGG CATTTGGAGTGTTGCTTTGGGAGCTGGCCACCTACGGCATGTCTCCCTACCCTGGCATAGAGCTGGCTCAGGTCTACGAGCTCTTGGAGTCCGGCTATCGTATGCAATGCCCTGAGGGGTGTCCTGATCCCATTTACGATCTCATGAAGCAGTGCTGGGCTTGGGATGTGCAGGACAGGCCTACCTTTAAGGAGATTTCAAATCTCTTGAATTCAATGTCGGACATCAACGAGG CTGTCGAGGCTGCCCTAAGAGGAGAGGATCCTAATCCACGATTGGACAGTATCTCTGTTAGCCCAAGCAACGAGCCCCCTCCCGTACCCTCTGGACCACGCCCACCTATTCAGCACACTGCTCTAAATGGACGGCATTCCTCCCATTCATCACCCAATACCCGAAGCTCTCCGctacccccaccccccatTGCTCGTCCCACCACTCACATAGCCACGCCTCCCACTCACAACCGATCCATTTCCCCAGCCTCACCCCCACTCTCAAGAGACCCTGTCCCTCCTCTCCCAGATCGACGACCAGCACCAGCGTCACAACGTAAACCTAACACCAGGAGGGAACCCCCTCAAAGAAATGCGTCCAATGTTTCGATGGTAGAGGAGCCTGAGCCACAGCGAGATTCCAGCCCCGTGCTGCCCCCCAGACCAATGACGAGTGGTTTACGATCCTTTCCGCCTCTACCCCCTAACAGACCGGGATCACAACGAGCAGCATCGACATCCAAACCAGAGGGTAAACCTAATCGCCCACCCCCTGGAGGCAATCGACCGAGACCTTCTCTACCATCTCGTCCCAAACCTGAGTTACCACCTGGGAAACCCAACAAGCCTTCAGCACGAGTGAACAATCGTGAAGACGCACCAAAGATTCCGACCGGGGAGGGAATGACTCCTCGAGAAATGATTGATGTTGCCCAGAAAGAAATTCCAAATCTTCTCACAGCCGTGTCCAATAGGAACAGTGGCATACCTCAGTGCCTGGAGAATATTTGCACATTATCAGAAAACATTGCTGATCAAGCGCGGTGCTCAGGAATAAAGTACAGATTTGCACTAACTAATTTGCGGGCTAACGTTGGCACATTACGAGAAAACACTCATGCATCGTGGCATACGAATGCTGATAGAATCACTGAAAATTTGAAGTCTATTTTAGGTCATATGGAATCTTTTTCAAGAGACCTTCTCGAATGA